In the Kaistia algarum genome, one interval contains:
- a CDS encoding DUF2254 domain-containing protein translates to MKARLRQFLASLSDTFWLVPAAMTCGGIGLALVLIAIDRSGALPAWLLDNAWLYNGGGTGARTLLGAVASSSIGVASTVFSITIAALSLAAGQMGPRLLRNFTKDRGNQITLGAFLGTFSYALMVLRTVRTQDEGVFVPHLSLTVGILLAFVCVATLIYFVGHMAGRINVDTVIALVSQDVTAAFQRIAEKEQQPAAPPLSFWQDAVVVRDGRRGYLQQLDDAGLAQWAIDKGTALRLLVRPGDYVFPGGPIALMVPPVDGGEDAIRAATALAVKRDSSADIEYAIRQLVEVAVRALSPGINDPYTAVSVIDRLGAALCELAPLHLPSGVILHEDRPVLVVPSVDYDGLVDAMFHMIRQSGTGQVSVLVRAIDVLTAVAGCDHDPARRATLRRHADLVRADAEREVANPSDLADIVGRHRSFMAMIEQAPFGSLGVVDGRDRI, encoded by the coding sequence GTGAAGGCAAGACTGCGGCAGTTTCTGGCGTCCCTATCCGACACCTTCTGGCTCGTTCCCGCCGCCATGACATGCGGCGGGATAGGGCTGGCCCTCGTACTGATCGCCATTGATCGCAGCGGCGCGCTGCCTGCATGGTTGCTCGACAATGCCTGGCTCTATAACGGCGGCGGAACGGGCGCGCGAACCCTCCTGGGTGCGGTGGCATCCTCGTCCATCGGCGTCGCCAGTACCGTTTTCTCCATCACCATCGCCGCTCTCTCGTTGGCAGCCGGACAGATGGGCCCCCGCTTGCTACGGAACTTCACCAAGGATCGCGGCAACCAGATCACGCTCGGTGCCTTTCTCGGCACTTTTTCCTACGCGCTGATGGTCCTGCGGACCGTGCGGACCCAGGATGAAGGGGTGTTCGTCCCGCATCTGTCGTTGACCGTCGGTATTCTCCTCGCCTTTGTCTGCGTCGCCACGCTGATCTATTTCGTCGGCCACATGGCCGGGCGCATCAATGTCGACACCGTGATCGCGCTCGTCAGCCAGGACGTGACGGCGGCTTTCCAGCGCATCGCCGAAAAGGAGCAGCAGCCGGCTGCCCCGCCGCTCTCGTTCTGGCAGGATGCGGTGGTGGTTCGCGACGGTCGCCGCGGCTATCTCCAGCAGTTGGACGACGCCGGACTGGCACAATGGGCGATCGACAAGGGCACGGCGCTGCGCCTGCTGGTCCGGCCGGGCGACTACGTCTTTCCCGGTGGCCCGATCGCCCTCATGGTGCCGCCGGTTGACGGCGGCGAGGACGCGATCCGAGCGGCTACCGCGCTGGCCGTCAAGCGCGACAGCTCCGCCGACATTGAGTATGCGATACGCCAACTCGTCGAAGTCGCGGTCCGGGCGCTGTCTCCGGGCATCAACGATCCCTATACGGCGGTTAGCGTCATCGACAGGCTTGGCGCAGCGCTGTGTGAACTGGCGCCGCTCCATCTTCCGAGCGGGGTGATCCTGCATGAGGATCGTCCCGTCCTCGTCGTGCCGAGCGTCGACTATGACGGTCTCGTCGATGCCATGTTCCACATGATCCGCCAGAGCGGGACCGGGCAGGTCTCCGTGTTGGTGCGCGCAATCGATGTGCTGACCGCCGTCGCCGGTTGCGATCATGATCCAGCGCGCCGCGCGACGTTGCGCCGGCATGCCGACCTCGTCCGGGCGGATGCGGAGCGCGAGGTCGCCAACCCGTCCGACCTTGCAGACATCGTCGGCCGCCATCGCAGTTTCATGGCGATGATCGAGCAGGCGCCTTTCGGCAGCCTCGGCGTGGTCGACGGCCGCGACCGGATCTAG